CTATGTAAGGaattacaaaagaaattttttcaacaAAGGTGTGAATTAGGAAGGATTGGTCGACGAAATATGAATCGGAGACTGAATCTTGATATACCTCAGAACAATACATTTTTGTTACCGCGAGATGTATTGGCAGCTGCGGATCATTTGATTGGAATGAAATTTGGAATGGGTACACTTGACGATATGAATCACTTGAAAAATAAACGTATTCGTTCTGTAGCGGATCTCTTACAAGATCAATTGGGATTGGCTCTGGTTCGTTTAGAAAATGCGGTTCGAGGAACTATATGTGGAGCAATTCGGCATAAATTGATACCGACTCCCCAGAATTTGGTAACTTCAACTCCATTAACAACCACTTATGAATCATTTTTCGGCCTACACCCCTTATCTCAAGTTTTGGATCGAACCAATCCCTTGACACAAATAGTTCATGGGCGAAAATTGAGTTATTTAGGTCCTGGAGGATTAACAGGGCGAACTGCTAGTTTTCGGATACGAGATATCCATCCTAGTCACTATGGACGTATTTGCCCAATTGACACGTCTGAAGGAATCAACGTTGGACTTATTGGATCCTTAGCGATTCATGCGAGGATTGGTCATTGGGGCTCTCTAGAAAGCCCGTTTTATGAAATATCTGAGAGATCCAAAGAGGTACGAATGCTTTATTTATCACCAAGTAGAGATGAATACTATATGGTAGCGGCGGGAAATTCTTTGGCGTTAAATCAGGGTATTTCGGAAGAACAGGTTGTTCCAGCTCGATACCGTCAAGAATTCCTGACTATTGCATGGGAACAGGTTCATCTTCGAAGCATTTTTCCCTTCCAATATTTTTCTATTGGGGCTTCCCTCATTCCTTTTATCGAGCATAATGATGCGAATCGGGCTTTAATGAGTTCGAATATGCAACGTCAAGCAGTTCCACTTTCTCGATCCGAGAAGTGCATTGTTGGAACTGGGTTGGAACGCCAAGCGGCTTTAGATTCGGGGGTTTCTGTTATAGCAGAACGTGAGGGAAAGATCATTTATACCGATACTGACAAGATCATTTTATCAGGCAATGGAAACACTCTAAGCATTCCATTGGTTATGTACCAACGTTCCAACAAAAATACTTGTATGCACCAAAAACCCCAGGTTCACCCGGGTAAATGCATAAAAAAGGGACAAATTTTAGCGGACGGTGCCGCTACAGTTGGTGGCGAACTCGCTTTGGGAAAAAACGTATTAGTAGCCTATATGCCATGGGAAGGTTACAATTTTGAAGACGCAGTACTCATTAGCGAGCGTCTGGTATATGGAGATATTTATACTTCTTTTCACATACGGAAATATGAAATTCAGACTCATGTGACAAGCCAAGGTCCGGAAAGGATCACTAATGAAATACCGCATTTAGAAGCCCATTTACTCCGAAATTTAGACAGAAATGGAATTGTGATGCTGGGATCTTGGGTAGAAACGGGTGATATTTTAGTAGGTAAATTAACGCCTCAGATGGCGAAAGAATCATCGTATGCTCCGGAAGATAGATTATTACGAGCCATACTTGGCATTCAGGTATCCACTTTAAAGGAAACTTGTCTAAAATTACCTATCGGTGGAAGGGGTCGAGTTATTGATGTGAGATGGATCCAGAAAAAGGGGGTTTCCAATTATAATCCAGAAACAATTCGTGTATATATTTCACAGAAACGTGAAATCAAAGTAGGTGATAAAGTAGCTGGAAGACATGGGAATAAGGGTatcatttccaaaattttgcCTAGACAAGATATGCCTTATTTGCAAGATGGAAGACCTGTTGATATGGTCTTCAACCCATTAGGAGTCCCTTCACGAATGAATGTAGGACAGATATTTGAATGCTCGCTCGGGTTAGCGGGGGATCTGCTAGACAGACATTATCGAATAGCACCTTTTGATGAGAGATATGAACAAGAGGCTTCGAGAAAACTAGTGTTTTCTGAATTATATGAAGCCAGTAAGCAAACAGCGAATCCGTGGGTATTTGAACCCGAGTATCCAGGAAAAAGCAGAATATTAGATGGAAGAACGGGAGATCCTTTTGAACAACCCGTTCTAATAGGAAAGTCCTATATCCTGAAATTAATTCATCAAGTTGATGATAAAATCCACGGGCGTTCCAGTGGACATTATGCACTTGTTACACAACAACCCCTTAGAGGAAGGGCCAAGCAGGGGGGACAACGGGTAGGAGAAATGGAAGTTTGGGCTCTAGAAGGATTTGGTGTTGCTCATATTTTACAAGAAATGCTTACTTATAAAtctgatcatattagagctcgTCAGGAAGTACTTGGGACTACAATCATTGGAGGAACAATACCTAACCCTGCGGATGCTCCAGAATCTTTTCGATTGCTCGTTCGAGAACTACGATCTTTGGCTCTGGAGCTGAATCATTTCCTTGTATCTGAAAAGAACTTCCGGATTAATAGGAAGGAAGCCTGATCGGAATGAATCATAATTTTTATTCTATGATCGACCGGTATAAACATCAACAACTTCGAATTGGATCAGTTTCTCCTCAACAAATAAGTGCTTGGGCGAATAAAATCCTACCTAATGGAGAAATAGTTGGAGAGGTGACAAAACcctatacttttcattacaaaACTAATAAACCGGAAAAGGATGGATTGTTTTGTGAAAGAATTTT
The Telopea speciosissima isolate NSW1024214 ecotype Mountain lineage unplaced genomic scaffold, Tspe_v1 Tspe_v1.0012, whole genome shotgun sequence genome window above contains:
- the LOC122647039 gene encoding DNA-directed RNA polymerase subunit beta — its product is MLRDGNEGMSTIPGFSQIQFEGFCRFIDQGLTEELYKFPKIEDTDQEMEFQLFVETYQLVEPLIKERDAVYESLTYSSELYVPAGLIWKTGRDMQEQTIFIGNIPLMNSLGTFIVNGIYRIVINQILQSPGIYYRSGLDHNGISVYTGTIISDWGGRSELEIDRKARIWARVSRKQKISILVPSSAMGSNLREILDNVCYPEIFLSFLNDKEKKKIGSKENAILEFYQQFACVGGDPVFSESLCKELQKKFFQQRCELGRIGRRNMNRRLNLDIPQNNTFLLPRDVLAAADHLIGMKFGMGTLDDMNHLKNKRIRSVADLLQDQLGLALVRLENAVRGTICGAIRHKLIPTPQNLVTSTPLTTTYESFFGLHPLSQVLDRTNPLTQIVHGRKLSYLGPGGLTGRTASFRIRDIHPSHYGRICPIDTSEGINVGLIGSLAIHARIGHWGSLESPFYEISERSKEVRMLYLSPSRDEYYMVAAGNSLALNQGISEEQVVPARYRQEFLTIAWEQVHLRSIFPFQYFSIGASLIPFIEHNDANRALMSSNMQRQAVPLSRSEKCIVGTGLERQAALDSGVSVIAEREGKIIYTDTDKIILSGNGNTLSIPLVMYQRSNKNTCMHQKPQVHPGKCIKKGQILADGAATVGGELALGKNVLVAYMPWEGYNFEDAVLISERLVYGDIYTSFHIRKYEIQTHVTSQGPERITNEIPHLEAHLLRNLDRNGIVMLGSWVETGDILVGKLTPQMAKESSYAPEDRLLRAILGIQVSTLKETCLKLPIGGRGRVIDVRWIQKKGVSNYNPETIRVYISQKREIKVGDKVAGRHGNKGIISKILPRQDMPYLQDGRPVDMVFNPLGVPSRMNVGQIFECSLGLAGDLLDRHYRIAPFDERYEQEASRKLVFSELYEASKQTANPWVFEPEYPGKSRILDGRTGDPFEQPVLIGKSYILKLIHQVDDKIHGRSSGHYALVTQQPLRGRAKQGGQRVGEMEVWALEGFGVAHILQEMLTYKSDHIRARQEVLGTTIIGGTIPNPADAPESFRLLVRELRSLALELNHFLVSEKNFRINRKEA